CCGGAATGGCGTGGTATGGCCTGCGGGATCGTCTGGGGTTCTAGAGCCCGGCCGACCCCAGCCCTTCCAGCACTTTCTGCCGCACCAGCGCGGAATCCCGGTCGGGGATGCCCAGCAAGCCCGAGACCAGACGGACCATCGTTTCCTCGTCGGGGTCACGGTGATCATCTGCATAGGTCACCTCCCACATTGCGGCGATGACGCCCAGGCGGTCCTCCAGCGCGATACGGTCCTTGATTTCGCGGGTAAAGCGGACGGTGTCGGGGGCTTCGGCCTCTATCATCTCGGCTGCGGCACGACATTCGGCCGCCTCTTCCATGGTCAGCCCGCGACGGCGCGCCAGGATCGAGTCGATGCGCTGTTTCTCG
This is a stretch of genomic DNA from Paracoccus seriniphilus. It encodes these proteins:
- a CDS encoding TerB family tellurite resistance protein — translated: MFQGLLSRLFFDAPGPKPLASADAEVAIAALLVRVARADNHYDLAEKQRIDSILARRRGLTMEEAAECRAAAEMIEAEAPDTVRFTREIKDRIALEDRLGVIAAMWEVTYADDHRDPDEETMVRLVSGLLGIPDRDSALVRQKVLEGLGSAGL